The Candidatus Palauibacter soopunensis genome includes a region encoding these proteins:
- a CDS encoding Fic family protein — protein MTDERRYERSHPWISFRAGPERATPQLWSLLGQVAARCEQVARAVLPPAAAAEMHKLYLIKGARATTAIEGNTLTEEQVRDRLDGQLELPISQEYLGQEVDNVLRACEDIFRRITVGEPPRLTPDWIREANRLVLAGLEEHLEEGVVPGEVPTFSVGVARYSGAPREDCLFLLERLCEWLEGDVVWPDLEEHLGSAIAVAVLRAVFAHLYIAWIHPFGDGNGRTARLTEFLILARAGVPSPATHLLSNHYNLTRAEYYRQLDRSSRANAGRGDALGFVVYSLQGFLDGLEEQCRYMEGVQSWLAWEHYVYWTFGQRRRSPAMNRRREVVLALGRHAEPARKRDIPDLAPGLARLYSTKTTKTLTRDLNWLMANDLLERDGGEYRAPVRMMQQFLPVRA, from the coding sequence ATGACGGACGAGCGTCGGTACGAACGGAGTCACCCGTGGATCAGTTTTCGCGCGGGTCCGGAGCGAGCCACGCCCCAGTTGTGGTCCCTGCTCGGACAGGTGGCGGCTCGCTGCGAGCAGGTCGCCCGGGCGGTGCTGCCTCCCGCCGCGGCAGCCGAGATGCACAAGCTCTACCTCATCAAGGGTGCCCGCGCGACGACGGCCATCGAGGGGAACACGCTTACCGAAGAACAGGTTCGGGACAGACTCGACGGACAACTCGAACTTCCAATCTCGCAGGAGTACCTGGGTCAGGAAGTCGACAACGTCCTTCGTGCCTGCGAAGACATTTTTCGGCGGATCACCGTCGGCGAACCTCCACGCCTCACTCCAGACTGGATCCGGGAGGCGAACCGCCTCGTCCTCGCGGGGTTGGAGGAGCACCTGGAAGAAGGAGTCGTTCCGGGAGAGGTGCCCACGTTCTCCGTTGGGGTCGCAAGATATTCGGGTGCGCCGCGGGAAGACTGCCTGTTTCTCCTCGAACGGCTGTGTGAATGGCTGGAGGGCGACGTAGTCTGGCCGGACCTCGAGGAGCACCTGGGCAGTGCGATCGCAGTGGCGGTTCTGCGAGCGGTTTTCGCACACCTGTACATCGCCTGGATCCATCCCTTCGGCGATGGGAACGGTCGTACGGCGCGGCTCACCGAGTTCCTCATCCTGGCTCGCGCGGGGGTCCCCTCCCCCGCCACACATCTCCTGAGCAACCACTACAATCTCACTCGCGCGGAATACTACCGGCAGCTCGATCGTTCGAGCCGCGCCAACGCGGGCCGCGGGGATGCACTCGGGTTCGTCGTCTATTCGCTTCAGGGGTTTCTGGACGGCCTCGAGGAACAGTGTCGTTACATGGAAGGGGTCCAGTCATGGCTGGCATGGGAACACTACGTGTACTGGACGTTCGGACAGCGACGTCGCTCACCCGCCATGAACCGGCGCCGGGAAGTGGTCCTCGCTCTGGGACGGCACGCAGAGCCGGCGAGGAAGCGCGACATTCCCGACCTCGCTCCAGGCTTGGCGCGTCTCTATTCCACCAAGACCACAAAGACGCTCACGCGGGACCTGAACTGGCTCATGGCCAATGATCTGCTCGAGAGGGACGGGGGCGAATACCGCGCGCCCGTCCGCATGATGCAGCAGTTCCTCCCCGTCCGGGCGTAG